Below is a genomic region from Pseudomonas frederiksbergensis.
AAGAAGCCAAGGTGAGTACGCCGAGTGGATCTCGATAGCGATGGGCACTCTGGACTCCACGTTCACTTCCGACAAGCAGAAACATATAGAAGTGGTGTCCAAGGCAACATGGTATGAAATTCAGGATCATTGGCCACAGTCCCAGTGACCGTTTGGGGTCGATTTCGGTCAGTCGTGACAGGCCGAAATCGACCCAAAGCGGGCGGTCGCGACAGGGTGCTTTCGGCCAGAATCGGCCAGTCTGCTTGATATATCGATATGTCCCATTTTTCACCTTATCTCGATGGCCAAGCAGGACGAGCTACGTCATTGATCTGCGATAGCTGATGTCGATCTCGGAGCGTTTTCTGAAAAAATTTGAGAAAAGCAGTAAATAAATCCGAGGAACGTGCCGAACAGTGAAGTAGGTGACTGAAAGTCGGTCGCCGCACCCACTGATAAGGCTCTTGAATGAAGAAGCTGTACAAGCTGTTCCGCACCACTGCCAACATTGCTGGCGCCATCATCTGTTTCGTGCGCAACTACTGCGCGGATAACCCGTGGGTCATATCTGGCCTGAAGAAGCTCATGGTGGTCTCCAGCATCATCATTACGATCCTGTCGGCGATGCTTTGGCACATCTCTGCTACATGGCAAGAAGACGTGGCCCAGATCCAGAACCTCGATCAGGCGAAAGCTATTGCGATCACCACCGCGGCCGCCGTGTTGAACACAAAAGCAGCGATGCTTGGGATGATCGCAGCCCTCCTGAACGCCCTGTACTTTTGGATCGGGACGCTGAGCAGCTCCATTGAGTAATGGACACTCTCTCCAGGGCACATCGTCAGCGATGAATCGTCCCTGATGTCCTACACGCATAGGATGGCTGCTCCTGGCCATCCTCTGCCTGTCGCGACAGGCCGCGAACGACCCATTGCTGCCGGTGACGACGGGTAGAAATCGGCAAAAAGCAGATGTCGGCGCGTATTTCGTTGATGTGATTTATACGGTTTCAGGTATCGCGCAAGCCGGATTCATCGAGAGTTGCCACCGATTTCAGCATCTTCAAAATCACCAATGCAAAAGCACGGCTCTTGGTCTCGTTATCCAGCACTTCCAACGACAATTTCTCGTGGTCGGTCATGGCGTCCAGAACAGTGTCTAGTACCCGCTTGGGGAAAAGGCCGTGCATCACCTGCTCGGTCGTGTGGTTGTTCACCTGGGCCATTACATCCTCTTGGCGACTTATGCGCTGAGCAATACCGGTGAGAAAGTGCAGCTGGTCATCGTCGCTCGTTTCGGCGCCGAAGATATCGTTCAGCGCCTCGATGATTTCCGACAGGCGCTTCTTCTCCGGGTCATGCGCCTTTCCGCTGCCCACGGCTGTAGCCGGGTCAAGCCCGTAGTCGCCACTTTCTTCACTCAGACGTAGCTTATGTTCGGCACGCTTGCTTAGGCGGTAATGAGTCAATTGCAGCTCGCTCACGTCTACATCTTCTTCCATCAGGCGATCTACCCGCAGCAACGGGTACAGATGTTTTGCATACACGCACAACTGCTCCAGTTCGCGGTCCTCAAAGGGCACTATCTGCGATAGGAACTCGTATAGACGCACGAAGCTCTGCAGGTTTTTCTTGAACAGGTCGAGCTGATCGACCTGCTCGCCGGCTTCCTTCAGCGCATGCTCGGCCTTTTTCAGACCAGCACTATCGCCATTAGCCTCAGCCGTGCGTTTGTAATCCAGCGCTTGCTGGCGTGACTCCACGGAGAAGTCATAACGCTTGGCAAAGCGCTCCTTGCCCGGCTGGCAGTAGTAACTCAGCTTGCTGGCTGCAGCCTTGGGGTCGAAGAAGGCGATGGCGAAGGACTCGACCTCAGCCCAGTGGTAAACCCCCTCAGCATCCAGCTTTTTCTGCAGGTCATAGATGATCTGCGGATCGGTCACGTCGGTCAGCTCGGCTTTGGTGTAGTACGGTAGAAAGGCGTCGAGGATGTCTTGGGGCTCGTTAAAGAAGTCGAGGATGAAAGTTTCCTTGGCATCGAAGGTGCGGTTCAGCCTCGACAGGGTCTGCACGCAATCCACGCCCTGCAGCTTCTTGTCTACGTACATGGCGGACAGTTTGGGTTGGTCGAAGCCTGTCTGGTACTTGTTGGCCGCGATCATCACGTTGAAGTCCTGGGTGTCGAAGGCCTTAGCCAGATCACGGCCATTCAAGCCGGTGTTGAGTAGGCTGCTGTTTTCCGTGACCTCTTCGGGGATCACCTCATCCGGCAATACACTGCCCGAGAAGGCCACCAGTGGATGCACGTCTGTGTAGCCCATCTGTTGCACATAAGCTTTGACCGCCAACTGGTAACGAACCGCTTCCTGGCGGCTACTGGTCACCACCATAGCTTTAGCTTGGCCATTGAGCAGATGGCGGATGTTGGTGCGGAAGTGCTCGACGATCACTTCGACCTTCTGATTGATGTTGTACGGGTGTAGCCGCACCCAACGTGCCAGCTTCATGCGCGCTTTCTTCGAGTCCACCTCGTCGTCCGCGCCCTCCGGATGGGCGATCTTCCAAGCGGTGCTATAAGTGGTGTAGTTGCGTAGAACATCGAGGATGAAACCCTCCTCGATGGCCTGGCGCATGGAGTACAGGTGGAAGGCTTCCGGCTTGTTACTGGAGCTGGTCGGCAGCGTCGGGTCAGCCGGGCGCCCAAACAGCTCCAGGGTCTTGGCCTTGGGCGTGGCGGTAAAGGCGTAGTAGCTGATGCGCTCGTTCGGCTGGCGTGCCTGCACGGCGGCGTCCAGCAACTCTTCTGCGCTGACTTCGTCCCCGTCCGGCGCGTCGCTGCCCAGGATGCTTTTGAGTTTGCTGGCCGAGGAGCCTGTTTGTGAGGAATGCGCCTCGTCGGCAATCACTGCATAGCGCCCGCTGGCTAGCTTGGGGTACTTGTCCAGTGCATCGAACAGCGCCGGAAAGGTCTGGATGGTGACGATGATGATGCGCGTCTGCTCGGCCAGCGCCTCGGCCAGTTGTTCGGATTTACTCTGGTTGCCAATATCACGGGTAATCGGCTTGACCACGCCCTGGGCGTGCTCGAACTGGTAGATGGTGCTCTGCAACTGGTTGTCCAGCACCGTGCGGTCGGTGACCACTATCACCGAGTTGAACAACCGCTGGCCATCCTCCCCATACAGCGAAGCAAGCTGGTGAGCGGTCCAGGCGATGGAGTTGGACTTACCCGAACCGGCGCTGTGCTGGATCAAGTAACGTTTACCCGGTCCTTCGGCGCGAGTGGTGTTGATCAGCGTGTTGACCACTTCCCATTGGTGATAGCGCGGGAAAATCATGGACTCTTTGGTGGTAAACTGGCCATCGAAGCCTTCGCTGGTTTTCTTGTCCAGATGCAGAAAACGCCCCAACACCTTGAGCCAGGCATCGGGCTGGAACAGTCGTTGCCACAGGTAACTGGTGGCGTAATGGCTGTCGTCCATAGGTTGTGGGTTGCCAGCACCGCCTTCTTCGCTGCCGAGGTTGAACGGCAGGAAGAAGGTATTCTTGCCCGCCAGCTTGGTCGTCATGGCCACCTCGTGTTGACTCACGGCAAAATGCACCAGGGCGCCGCGCTTGAACGTCAGCAGCGGCTCGGGCTTGCGCGTCAGCGGATCTTTGATCGGGCGGTCGTAGCGGTACTGGCGCTTGGCGTTTTCCACCGACTGCTTGAACTCGCTTTTCAGCTCCAGCGTGGCAGTGGGGATGCCGTTGACGAACAGCACCAGATCCAGCCGCGGGTTATAGCTCTGCCCTCCAGCATCGCTTTCACGAAAATGCGGCGAGTAGGACACTTCCGGCACCACGCGCAGGCGGTTGCACTGGTAGCGCTTTAGGGTATCCGGGTTCATCCCATGGTCGGGCTGGAAGCTGCACAGCTCCACCTTCACCGCCGGCAGCTTGAAGCCGTGGCGCAGTACATCCAGGGTGCCGCTCTGCTCCAGCTCGCGCACCAGCTTCTGCACCAGCACATCTTCCGGGGCATTGGGGTTGGCCTTACTGAACTTGTCCCAGCGCTCCGGCCAGGCCTCCTTGAAGTATCCCCGTACATCTTCGGTGTACAACGCCGTGCGCCGGTCGTAACCGCTGGCCGTGCCGACCAACCAGCCCTGGGCGGCCATCGCGGCAATAATATCCTGCTGGAACTGTGCTTCCTTGCTATCCGCCATTACACGGCCTCTTGTGTTAATTCGCGGGCTTGCGCGCTGGCCGGTAGCTGCCAGCCGCGCACGTCGATCTTACCGGTGACGGCCGCGAAAATAAGGGCGGAGCGGCGTTCTTTGAGGAGTTCTGCTGCCGACGTAGCCTGATCAACTAAAGCGTTGAAGTCACAGTCGTAGTTTTTAACAAAATTGACTACCGTATGCTGCACGCCTTGCGGAGGCAACACTAAAGGCAAATCACCAAGGATGACCATATTAAGTCCTTCCATTGTTGAGCCTTGTGATTCTTCTCGCAGCCTACTCTGATATCTCAAACTCATTAGCAATATTTTTACGAATTCAGGAGTTATCTTGCTTTGACAGAATTTATATCGAACTAGTCTGGGATTTATTATTCCAACTTCAACTTCAGCAGGTACAACAGACACTCGACCAATCGTCCCCATGACCGAGACTAGTACATCTCCTGGGAACACCGTATAACGCTGCATTTCATTGAATTTTTCCTCTGAAATGTAGTAGTCACCTATTGAGAAATCATCTGATATGACTTGCTGTTGGCCATAAACTCTATAGCCAGAATTCGTGTACATGGCCTTTGTCAACGAAGCGCCATATGGACCAGCCACCTTTTCGTCAACGAGAAACTTTAAGGGTGATATGGACCAATGTACCGGCACCTCACCCAGCCACTCAACCCCGGAGTCCTTCATCGGCACCGTGGAGTCGAGGCCTTTGGTGACGGCGAGGGAGATCACGGCCTGCCGCTTTTCCTTGAGCAGTTCAATCAGGCGCAGTTGCTCCTCGATCAGGGCGTCAATGCGTGCGGTTTCGTGGTCGAGGAAACGGGCAATTTGGATTTGTTCTCGAATGTTTGGAAAAGCAACAACGATGGATCTCACATTATCTTTATTGAGTTTCGGCTGAGCTGTTGTTGTCGCAACTTGGAGGATTTGACCCTGACCACCCTTGCTCAAAAGGACCCAGTAAAGGAACTTAGATTGCAAGCTATTGTTGGTTTTCAGTAAATACATGTTGGGAGCTAGTGATGCCTTGTAATCAACGTGTGGCATCAGATAAATCAAGCCAACTGAGCCTACGGAGGCCATAAGTAGCTCGCCACCTACAAGCGAAGACTTTTCAAGATATCTATAGGCTTTCTCGTCAATCCATATACCATCAGTTTCAAGGTTTTGGCGTAGATCGGTCATTCTTATCAACCGAGCGTAGCCTGATGATTGGTATTCCACATTCTCCGCAAGAGATGCGAACGACCCATTTGCTGTGAAGTCAGTGAGTACAGCAATACCTCTCTTCGCAGCATTCACACTCCAATGCTCGGGTATTTTACCCAACCATGCGAGCCCGGAGTCTTTGTACGCAGGATATCTCGGGAGCGTCATGCCGACAGCTCCTCAATCATCTGTTTGATGCGATCGGTACAGACCTTGAGGTCGTGATCAATGGCTTCCAACGGGCGTGGTGGCTCGAACACATAGAAATGGCGGTTAAAGGGAATTTCAAAGCCGACGATGCCGACCTCGCCGTCCTGAACGTCGGTTTTGCTGGCGTCGATCCAGGCATCCGGCGCATGGGGGATAACTTCGCGCTGGAAGTAGTCGTACACCGACTCGCCTAGCGGTACGTTCTCGTTGTCGCGCAGTCCAGCGTCTGCTTCTGGTTGGCCCTTAGTGGTGCAGATATCTGCCTCGGGGTCACGCTCGCTCAGGGCATTAAGCAGGGCTTTCAGCTCTGACGCGCTGAGATTGACGTTGTGCGCTGCCAAGGCTTTTTTCAGCAGCTTGCTGAACTGCTCGCGGTTACGGTGCAATACGCTGGCATCGATGGCTTGCAGGGCGGTTAGCAGTTGCTGGTGCGCAGCGCAGTCGAGCTTTTGCAGAGTTTTTTCGTCCAACACCTTACCGATGCGCTCGGCACTGGTTTGGAAGTTCAGACGAAGCGGCCGCTCGACAGTGATACGGCGGTAACCGAAGACCTCGATGGGGAAGATCTTGCTCTGCACGCTTTGCTCGAAGCGGCCATACAGGCGCACCAGCTCGCTGATTTGCTCGTCGGTGATGTACTGCCGTTTGCTGCCGAGGGATTTGCGCATTTTGGCGAAATGCTGGCTGCCGTCGATCAACTGCACCTTGCCCTTACGCTCGGTAGTTTTGTGGTTGGATAGAATCCACACATAGGTGGCGATGCCGGTGTTGTAGAACATGTCGGTGGGCAACGCGACGATGGCTTCGACCAGATCGTTCTGCAGCAGGTAGCGACGAATCTCCGACTCGCCCGAACCGGCTCCACCAGTAAACAGTGGAGAACCATTGAGGATGATACCGATGCGCGAGCCACCATCGCGCGGACTACGCATTTTGCTCACCAGGTGCAACAGGAACAGCAGCGAGCCGTCGGACACCCGTGGCAGGCCAGGCCCAAAACGGCCATCGAAGCCTTTTTGGCTGTACTCTTCGGTGATCTGCTTCTGCACCTTCTTCCACTCCACGCCGAATGGCGGGTTACTGAGCATGAAGTCGAAACGGGTGCCGGCCAGTTGGTCGTCTGAGAGGGTGTTGCCAAGCTTAATGCTGGCTACATCCTGGCCCTTGATCAGCATGTCGGCTTTGCAGATGGCATAGGACTCAGGGTTCAGCTCTTGGCCGTGCAGGGACACGGAAACCTTGTCGCTGATCGACTGAATGTACTCGTCGCCTTCGGAAAGGAAGCCGCCGGTGCCGGCGGTCGGGTCGTAGATGGTGACGATGCTGTTAGGGGCGAGTTTTCCGTCCTGCCCGGTAATCACCAGCGAGGTGGTCAGGTGCACGATATCGCGCGGGGTGAAGTGTTCCCCGGCAGTTTCGTTGGAGCTTTCCGCGAATTTGCGAATCAACTCCTCGAAGATAATGCCCATACCGAAGTTGCTGATGTAATCGGGGCTCAAGTCGGTGGCAGCAAAGCGCTGCACCACCTGATACAGCAGGTTGGCGGTGGCCAGCTGCTGGACGAAGTCCTCAAAGTGGAAGTGCTCGAAGATTTCACGGGCGTCTTTGCTGAAGGACTGCACGTAGCTCATGAGGTCAGCAGCGGTCTGGGTATCGGACAGGGTGCCCAAGTTCAGCGGTGAGGCGTTGAAGAACTGCTGGCCAGCGGCGCGCAGCAGAATCATTTCGCGTACGGTGTCTGGGCGTCCTTCCTGGGCGAAGGTCTGTTTGATGACTTCAGCCTTGGTCGGCGCCAGCACGCACTCCATGCGTCTCAGTAGGGTGAACGGCAGGATGATGCGGCCATACTGGGACTGCTTGAAATCCCCGCGCAGCAGGTCGGCAATCGACCAGAGGAAAGCGGCCGTCTGGGAATGATTCTCCGTATTCACGCAATAACACCTTGAGGTAGGGGTAAAAGTGCGAGTCTAACACCCGAGAGTGCCCACCAGGAGCGTCCACCGGTTAGATCTACAGGTGAGAGCAGCCGATAAGCGGGGTCCGCTTTTGGCCGTTAGCTGTCTTTCGCGAAGAGTAACTTTGGGTAGATAGCTGCCACCGCAAACTGCGACTATCGACCGAGAAACGGCGCCTCATTCTCATCAACGTCCATTTTGAGGCCGAAGTCCTCGCTCGACACTTGCGCAGCCTCGCCCAGCCGTTGACGCAACGCCGTGGCCAAGTGTCGTTCTATGTGCCAGGCATCCGACATGGCGGCCAACTGTGACGCCAGTTGCGGCGACATACCGAGCAGCGATTCATTGAGCATGCGTGCGACCTGAAAGGCACCCTTTTGCACTACGCTGATTTCCACCAGTTCCCCTTGGGCCTTGCGAAACTCCATCTCAGCCATTTGCGCTAAATATAGTGCTCGCGATGCGTGCGGGCTTTCTGGAAGTCTGGTTGATTGCCCAGGGCGGGATCCATGCGCGGCGGCGCAGCCGTGGAAGTCGGCTCGGATAGGGGTGACAGCTCGCTGTATACTTCGCGCTGGAGCCGTTCTTGATGGTGACGGGCGGTGACGCCAACCTTGCTTGGGTCGGCGGTATCGCGAATGAGCGTTTCGGTGGCCAGGACGTCGACCAGCTTGCCGTTAGGCGAATGCACCAGACGGCCGTTGTCCTTGAGCCAGGTGATGTAGCTGGGCGATCTGCCAATCCGCGCCGCGAAGGCGCTCTTGGATAGGTAGTTGGGGATGCTCATGAGCCTTCCTTTTCAGCGGCTTTTCAATGAGTCCTTTCACGATTTCAGTGGTTGAAATTTCAGTAAGCTGGCGAGCCTGCCACTAACACGATCCCGCGGGTTTCCGACCCCGTGTCCTTTGAAAGTCCCCAGGGTCCCCGGCGCCTTTTTGGTGACCTGGGCTGCAGATCCGCCTCGCTCGACTAGTCTCAGTTGACGATCTGTCAGAGGGAGAGAAGTCATGGAAATGATTGCCGTGCGTTCCAGTGCGATGACCGCTGTTGGTTACGACCCAGCAACGAGACGAATGAAAATCCGCTTTGAACAAGGCCACTCCTACGACTTCTGCGGCGTTCCCTCGGCAGTGCATCAGGGTTTGATGGCGGCCACATCCAAAGGCTCCTACTACAACCGGCACATACGTGATCGTTATCAGTGCTGAGTGACGTCTTCCATTTGGAAAGACGGACATCCCCGCGCAGGTTTCAGCTAGAGAGAATCCGCGAGTTCGATAACCCGTATAGGGGGCGGCCCTCGGGGAGGACCCGGAAAAATCGGCGCCCCGCCCGGCCTACCTGGCTCATGCCTTCGATTCGGCCTGGCTGAGGTCCAGTCGCTTGGCGACCCAGCGCTCGTACAGGCCGACCGCGACATCGGCGCCAGCCATCGCAGTCAGGCAACCCAAGGCACCTGCCGTCCAGATCGACAGGCCCGCGCCGAACAACAACATCATCGCCGACACGCCGCAGACGATGCAGGCACCGGACCGAAGTGCGAGGCGGCGCAGTAACGCCCAGCCTCGTGCCCCATCCTTGTCGGCGCGCCACATCTCGCCCGACACGCCACCGACCAGGGACAGGGCAATCACCAACCAGATCGGCATCTCTGCCAGCGCCTGTTGCTCGTTCGTCATTGCCCTGCCCCTTAAACAAAAAGACCCGGCGCTATGGCCGGGTCAAGTGGTGGGTTGCCTGCCACGCTTTGCGGTCGCACCCATCGAAGATGGCCCCTTTTTACAGGTCGATTCTGCTGGCAGCAAGACCGTTTTAATGCCATCCGGTGAATGTGTGGGTTACGCCCGGTGAACGGCTGGCGAATGTCGGTGAATATCTATCCCGGATGTCTTTTGCTTTGGTGGCGTCCCATGCGTCCCACTTCTTCAAAACAAGGTGGGACGTCTGAAAGCCCCGCAGAGTGTGGGCTTGCCCCACCGTCCTACTTTTATCTCTCCTTTCTCGTGTAAAGAGAGAAATTTAAAAAGCACGCGTGCGCGTGAACGCGCGTACCTGTGCCCGCTACGCACACACGGGTGGGAGATAGGAAAAACGTGGGACGGTGGGACAGCCCAATAACGACGCGGCCTGCGGCCGTCCCACCACCGCAAAAAGCGGTGGGACGGCCGCAGGTCGGTGGGACGGCATAAGCCAGAGGGATGCCCAGGATCAAGCAGCTTCCCCCAAGAGGAAGTGCTCGACCACGATGTGGGCGTCATGCAGGCGCTGGTAGTAGGTGTTGCGGTTGCAGCCGCTCTGCGCCAGACGCGAAGCCAGGCTCGCCTCTGGCTGACAGTAATGCACCTGCACCACGGCCATCAGCTCGGGGTCGAGACGTTTCTTGAGGATCCGCTCGATGTCCAGAGAGGCTTCCAGCGGCACCCTACTCCCGCGTCGGCCGCGCACGAGCTGACCACCGCTTTCCATCATCATCGCGACCATGTTGCCGCCCGAATAGCCGGCAGCAGCGACGTCGCTGTGCAGTTCCTGCGCCCATTGTTTCAGAGCCATATCGATTGCCTTAATCATCGAAGCACGGCTCCTCGAACGCATCCTTTTCCAACACCGACGCCCTACCCCAGTCCTCTGGTTTCTTATAGGCCCAGGGGCGCTGCCGGCTCTTGGTCAACGCGCCCAGCCGGAAACGTCGCCAGCCCAAGCGATGCATGATCGCCCCGACGCGCATCTGCTCCGGCTTGCCCCAATGTCCGGGGTCAAGCTTCAACGCCTGGCTCATCACCTCACTGCCGGTGGCGGTCTCACCGATCTGTGACTCTTCCAGCCAGGTCAGGATCGGCCCTTCCCATTCGTCCACGACAAAGCGCTGATCCTGGGCTTCGGCAAACATCGGGGCTTCATCCGGCGTGACCCACCAGAGGTCGCCTGCCTCGTAACAGAACACCGCCTCGGCCCAGAGCTGGTCGCGGATCTCACGCAGCAATGCCACGTCGACCTTGGTGCAGGCCACCGGCCAGTAACGGCGGTTGCCGGTGGCGTCCTTGAGGTATTCGTCCTGGTTGGTGGTCCCGACGAACACACACTGGCGTGGCACGTCCATGGTTCTGCGGCCGTAGCTTTCGCGGTAGGTGTCGGTCGAGGCTGAGAAGAACTGCTTGGCCTTGGTGCTCTCGGCCTTGTTGAAGCTGTCCAGCTCACCGAGCTCGACGATCCACTTGCCACGGATCGCCTGAAAGCCGTCTTTGTCACCGAGGGCAAACGGCGTGTCCATGAACCACTCGCCGCCGAGCACGCTCATGGCGGTCGACTTACCGGCGCCCTGCGCACCTTCGAGGATCATCACCGAGTCGGCCTTGCAGCCGGGCTTCATCACCCGGGCCACGGCGGAGATCATCCAGCGCTTGCCGACCTTGGCGGTGTAATCACAGGCCGGCACACCCATCACGTCGGTGAGCCAAGCTTCCAGGCGCGGCACACGGTCCCACTCCAGTTTTTTCAGGTACTCGCGCACCGGGTGAAACGCATGGTCATGCGCCACGACGCTCACCGCCTCGATCACGTGCGAGGACTTCACGCGCAGGTTGTACTGCTGCGCAAGCCACTTCATTACGCGCACGTCGTCGATGTCGGCCCACTCGCCGGTACCACCGCCATACGGGGCGGCACGCAGCTTGACGATCTTTGAGCTGAAGGCGCTGTAGCTGATCACCCCGGCCCAGCGCTCATCGTGGGCCAAGATCAGTTCGACGTTCTGCATGTGCGCGATCAGGGCGCCGCTCTCACTGCGGGCGAGCTGATCTTTCCAGCCACCGGCAGCCGGTGGACGCACCACGGCCAGCACCTGACGGCGCACCGCGTCCAAACCTTCGGCGACGTGCAGGTCGTTGAAGTCCGTCCACTTCTCGTGACGCTCGACCGAAAAGATCGGCGAAACGACCTGGGCACCGACGATCAAAGCGGCGTTGCTGGCCTTCTCTTCACCGGGGTTCCAGGCATCGCCGTTGGGCTTGGTGGTCTTCCAGTCGTCATCGCGGCAGATGATCAATGGGCAGCCAGCAAAGCGTTCGCGCATAACCTTGCACACGGCCAGCAGGTTGCCCGCATCAAAGGCCACGGCCACGGCAAGCGACGTCGCCATGTGCAGGCTGGCGCCGGTGGCGTAACCCTCACAGACCAGCACTGGTTCGCCCGGCACCGGATGCGGACCGAGCAGGTGAAAGGTGCCCTCCTTCGCCATCCCGTAAGGCCAGTAGGATTTGTCGCGACCAGTGTCTTCCTGCTTGTTCGGGAAGATCACCTGCAGACCCATGATCTGGTCACGAGCATTGTTCATCGGCACCAGCACGGCGCCGGTGCGCGGCGCATAACGGACCTTGATGCCAACGATCTGCTTGCGGTCCAGGTAGTCGCTGCGTCCGTTGGTCGGCATGCGCTCGAACAAACCCTGCGCCCTTTTCGCGGCCCGCCGCGCAGCGTTATTCGCGATTTCCGCAGCGCGGCGCTTGGCTTC
It encodes:
- a CDS encoding restriction endonuclease subunit S, with amino-acid sequence MTDLRQNLETDGIWIDEKAYRYLEKSSLVGGELLMASVGSVGLIYLMPHVDYKASLAPNMYLLKTNNSLQSKFLYWVLLSKGGQGQILQVATTTAQPKLNKDNVRSIVVAFPNIREQIQIARFLDHETARIDALIEEQLRLIELLKEKRQAVISLAVTKGLDSTVPMKDSGVEWLGEVPVHWSISPLKFLVDEKVAGPYGASLTKAMYTNSGYRVYGQQQVISDDFSIGDYYISEEKFNEMQRYTVFPGDVLVSVMGTIGRVSVVPAEVEVGIINPRLVRYKFCQSKITPEFVKILLMSLRYQSRLREESQGSTMEGLNMVILGDLPLVLPPQGVQHTVVNFVKNYDCDFNALVDQATSAAELLKERRSALIFAAVTGKIDVRGWQLPASAQARELTQEAV
- a CDS encoding KTSC domain-containing protein codes for the protein MEMIAVRSSAMTAVGYDPATRRMKIRFEQGHSYDFCGVPSAVHQGLMAATSKGSYYNRHIRDRYQC
- a CDS encoding phage holin family protein codes for the protein MTNEQQALAEMPIWLVIALSLVGGVSGEMWRADKDGARGWALLRRLALRSGACIVCGVSAMMLLFGAGLSIWTAGALGCLTAMAGADVAVGLYERWVAKRLDLSQAESKA
- a CDS encoding type I restriction-modification system subunit M, which codes for MNTENHSQTAAFLWSIADLLRGDFKQSQYGRIILPFTLLRRMECVLAPTKAEVIKQTFAQEGRPDTVREMILLRAAGQQFFNASPLNLGTLSDTQTAADLMSYVQSFSKDAREIFEHFHFEDFVQQLATANLLYQVVQRFAATDLSPDYISNFGMGIIFEELIRKFAESSNETAGEHFTPRDIVHLTTSLVITGQDGKLAPNSIVTIYDPTAGTGGFLSEGDEYIQSISDKVSVSLHGQELNPESYAICKADMLIKGQDVASIKLGNTLSDDQLAGTRFDFMLSNPPFGVEWKKVQKQITEEYSQKGFDGRFGPGLPRVSDGSLLFLLHLVSKMRSPRDGGSRIGIILNGSPLFTGGAGSGESEIRRYLLQNDLVEAIVALPTDMFYNTGIATYVWILSNHKTTERKGKVQLIDGSQHFAKMRKSLGSKRQYITDEQISELVRLYGRFEQSVQSKIFPIEVFGYRRITVERPLRLNFQTSAERIGKVLDEKTLQKLDCAAHQQLLTALQAIDASVLHRNREQFSKLLKKALAAHNVNLSASELKALLNALSERDPEADICTTKGQPEADAGLRDNENVPLGESVYDYFQREVIPHAPDAWIDASKTDVQDGEVGIVGFEIPFNRHFYVFEPPRPLEAIDHDLKVCTDRIKQMIEELSA
- a CDS encoding PA0613 family protein — protein: MIKAIDMALKQWAQELHSDVAAAGYSGGNMVAMMMESGGQLVRGRRGSRVPLEASLDIERILKKRLDPELMAVVQVHYCQPEASLASRLAQSGCNRNTYYQRLHDAHIVVEHFLLGEAA
- a CDS encoding VapE domain-containing protein translates to MLDEVLGQFADYGLEPAQPLVFGKLTRCKTSQDKGKEKNGWYVVHEQRTEKGDTLIFGAFGDWRSGETQKIKVKAGRMSPEEREVMRARQEEAKRRAAEIANNAARRAAKRAQGLFERMPTNGRSDYLDRKQIVGIKVRYAPRTGAVLVPMNNARDQIMGLQVIFPNKQEDTGRDKSYWPYGMAKEGTFHLLGPHPVPGEPVLVCEGYATGASLHMATSLAVAVAFDAGNLLAVCKVMRERFAGCPLIICRDDDWKTTKPNGDAWNPGEEKASNAALIVGAQVVSPIFSVERHEKWTDFNDLHVAEGLDAVRRQVLAVVRPPAAGGWKDQLARSESGALIAHMQNVELILAHDERWAGVISYSAFSSKIVKLRAAPYGGGTGEWADIDDVRVMKWLAQQYNLRVKSSHVIEAVSVVAHDHAFHPVREYLKKLEWDRVPRLEAWLTDVMGVPACDYTAKVGKRWMISAVARVMKPGCKADSVMILEGAQGAGKSTAMSVLGGEWFMDTPFALGDKDGFQAIRGKWIVELGELDSFNKAESTKAKQFFSASTDTYRESYGRRTMDVPRQCVFVGTTNQDEYLKDATGNRRYWPVACTKVDVALLREIRDQLWAEAVFCYEAGDLWWVTPDEAPMFAEAQDQRFVVDEWEGPILTWLEESQIGETATGSEVMSQALKLDPGHWGKPEQMRVGAIMHRLGWRRFRLGALTKSRQRPWAYKKPEDWGRASVLEKDAFEEPCFDD
- a CDS encoding type I restriction endonuclease subunit R, whose amino-acid sequence is MADSKEAQFQQDIIAAMAAQGWLVGTASGYDRRTALYTEDVRGYFKEAWPERWDKFSKANPNAPEDVLVQKLVRELEQSGTLDVLRHGFKLPAVKVELCSFQPDHGMNPDTLKRYQCNRLRVVPEVSYSPHFRESDAGGQSYNPRLDLVLFVNGIPTATLELKSEFKQSVENAKRQYRYDRPIKDPLTRKPEPLLTFKRGALVHFAVSQHEVAMTTKLAGKNTFFLPFNLGSEEGGAGNPQPMDDSHYATSYLWQRLFQPDAWLKVLGRFLHLDKKTSEGFDGQFTTKESMIFPRYHQWEVVNTLINTTRAEGPGKRYLIQHSAGSGKSNSIAWTAHQLASLYGEDGQRLFNSVIVVTDRTVLDNQLQSTIYQFEHAQGVVKPITRDIGNQSKSEQLAEALAEQTRIIIVTIQTFPALFDALDKYPKLASGRYAVIADEAHSSQTGSSASKLKSILGSDAPDGDEVSAEELLDAAVQARQPNERISYYAFTATPKAKTLELFGRPADPTLPTSSSNKPEAFHLYSMRQAIEEGFILDVLRNYTTYSTAWKIAHPEGADDEVDSKKARMKLARWVRLHPYNINQKVEVIVEHFRTNIRHLLNGQAKAMVVTSSRQEAVRYQLAVKAYVQQMGYTDVHPLVAFSGSVLPDEVIPEEVTENSSLLNTGLNGRDLAKAFDTQDFNVMIAANKYQTGFDQPKLSAMYVDKKLQGVDCVQTLSRLNRTFDAKETFILDFFNEPQDILDAFLPYYTKAELTDVTDPQIIYDLQKKLDAEGVYHWAEVESFAIAFFDPKAAASKLSYYCQPGKERFAKRYDFSVESRQQALDYKRTAEANGDSAGLKKAEHALKEAGEQVDQLDLFKKNLQSFVRLYEFLSQIVPFEDRELEQLCVYAKHLYPLLRVDRLMEEDVDVSELQLTHYRLSKRAEHKLRLSEESGDYGLDPATAVGSGKAHDPEKKRLSEIIEALNDIFGAETSDDDQLHFLTGIAQRISRQEDVMAQVNNHTTEQVMHGLFPKRVLDTVLDAMTDHEKLSLEVLDNETKSRAFALVILKMLKSVATLDESGLRDT